A stretch of the Larimichthys crocea isolate SSNF chromosome IX, L_crocea_2.0, whole genome shotgun sequence genome encodes the following:
- the dolpp1 gene encoding dolichyldiphosphatase 1 yields the protein MALEEQCSAPPQWRSISLTHVEFAEGDLAGHVLAYISLLPIAILVGFVTLIVFKRELHTISFFGGLLLNEGVNWLLKHILREPRPCAGSHTNLQTDYGMPSSHSQLIWFFVVYFFLFLYLRMHQTNNARCVDLLWRHILSIILLGIALSVSYSRVYLLYHTWSQVVYGALAGCTIGIVWFFFTQEVLTPLFPKIAAWPISEYFLVRDTSLIPNILWFEYTVTRSEARNRQRKLGTKLQ from the exons ATGGCGTTGGAAGAGCAGTGCTCGGCACCACCTCAGTGGCGGTCCATATCCCTGACACACGTCGAGTTCGCCGAGG gtgatCTGGCGGGACACGTGCTGGCCTACATCAGTCTCCTGCCCATAGCAATCCTTGTGGGTTTTGTCACACTTATAGTGTTTAAACGGGAGCTGCACACG ATTTCCTTCTTCGGAGGGCTCCTCCTGAACGAAGGGGTGAACTGGCTCCTCAAGCACATTCTCAGAGAGCCGCGCCCATGTGCAG GGTCTCACACAAACCTGCAGACAGATTATGGGATGCCCTCCAGTCATTCCCAGCTCATCTGGTTCTTCGttgtttacttctttcttttcctttatttaAG AATGCATCAAACGAACAACGCTCGATGTGTGGACCTGCTGTGGAGACACATACTGTCCATCATCCTGTTGGGCATAGCCTTATCAGTCTCATACAGCAG GGTCTACCTGTTGTATCACACCTGGAGCCAGGTTGTCTACGGCGCACTAGCCGGTTGTACGATTGGCATAGTCTGGTTCTTTTTCACACAGGAGGTGCTGACACCATTATTCCCCAAAATAGCAGCGTG GCCAATATCAGAGTACTTCCTGGTGCGAGACACAAGCCTGATCCCCAACATCTTATGGTTTGAGTATACAGTGACCAGATCAGAGGCGAG gAACAGACAACGAAAACTTGGAACAAAACTTCAGtga
- the miga2 gene encoding mitoguardin 2 isoform X1 — translation MSVKRADGMSIAQALAMTVAEIPVFLYSTFGQSIFSQLKLTPSLKKVLFATALGSVALALTAHQLKRRGRKRKQATQGKEGQKTVGIPEALIKTGRPSSLKRAPFSGRQMMSPSTRSNDTMSGISSLAPSKHSSSSHSLASMRVPSSPNQSANPSTPWEAEPVAEESGAVEDANAENLYLMGMELFEEALQKWEQALNIRHHTHSTSSNNSLALQGAACGDFPVVETRNKVFAEKLETLLHRAYHLQEDFGSSVPTDSVLADFVRSVCVVPLAESEGTLILPQVESYHRLQDDDATTVTSEDSFFSAAELFDAMSVEEVYQPLKPAALYEEALSLVRESKVAYRSLRTELLECFGDQDFLAKLHCVRQAFQFLLLDETHRTFFMETGKQMITGLMVKANKSPKAFLESYEDMLLYTQREETWPVTKMELEGRGVVCMNFFDIVLDFILMDAFEDLESPPSSVVAVLRNRWLSDSFKETALATACWSVLKAKRRLLMVPDGFISHFYSISEHVSPVLAFGFLGPRQHLSEVCNIFKQQIVQYLKDMFDHDKVRFTSAQCLAEDILNLSHRRSEILLGYLGIDSLMELNGALPRDTDGSSGHN, via the exons ATGTCAGTCAAACGAGCAGACGGGATGTCCATCGCACAGGCTTTGGCGATGACTGTAGCGGAGATCCCGGTGTTTCTCTATTCCACATTTGGGCAG TCCATATTTTCTCAGTTAAAGCTAACCCCGAGCTTGAAGAAGGTGCTGTTTGCCACAGCGCTGGGCAGTGTAGCTCTGGCTCTCACCGCTCATCAGCTGAAAAGGCGAGGGAGGAAAAGGAAGCAGGCGACGCAAGGGAAGGAGGGCCAGAAGACGGTGGGAATACCCGAGGCGCTGATAAAGACGGGAAGACCCTCGTCATTAAAGAGAG CTCCTTTCAGTGGCCGACAGATGATGAGTCCCAGCACTCGGAGCAATGATACCATGAGTGGAATTTCTTCCCTGGCTCCCAGTAAACACTCAAGTTCCTCACACAGCCTGGCATCT ATGCGAGTCCCAAGCTCTCCAAATCAGTCAGCTAATCCATCGACGCCCTGGGAAGCGGAGCCTGTGGCTGAAGAGTCGGGGGCAGTAGAGGATGCAAATGCAGAGAACCTGTATTTAATGG GGATGGAGCTGTTCGAGGAAGCTCTCCAGAAGTGGGAACAGGCTTTGAATATTCGCCATCACACCCACTCGACCTCCAGCAACAACAGCCTCGCTCTGCAGGGGGCGGCGTGTGGAGACTTTCCTGTG GTTGAAACCCGTAATAAAGTGTTTGCTGAGAAGCTGGAGACACTACTGCACAGGGCGTACCACCTACAAGAAGATTTTGGCAGCAGTGTACCGACAGACAGCGTGCTGGCAGACTTTG TCAGATCAGTTTGTGTTGTTCCTTTGGCAGAGAGTGAAGGAACTCTTATCTTGCCTCAAGTGGAGAGTTACCACCGGCTGCAAGACGATGACGCGACTACTGTTACCTCTGAGGATTCCTTCTTCTCGGCCGCAGAG CTGTTTGATGCCATGTCTGTCGAAGAGGTCTACCAGCCACTTAAGCCAGCAGCTCTCTATGAAGAAGCTTTGTCTCTGGTTCGAGAGAGCAAAGTGGCCTATAGGTCCCTGAG gacGGAATTACTTGAATGTTTCGGTGACCAAGACTTCCTTGCCAAGCTTCACTGCGTGAGACAAGCATTCCAG ttccTGTTGTTGGATGAAACTCACCGCACGTTTTTCATGGAGACCGGGAAGCAAATGATTACAGGCTTAATGGTGAAGGCAAacaag aGTCCCAAAGCGTTCCTGGAGAGCTACGAGGACATGCTGCTTTACACTCAGAGAGAGGAAACGTGGCCCGTCACCAAGATGGAGCTGGAAGGCCGAGGG GTGGTGTGCATGAACTTCTTCGACATAGTGTTGGACTTCATCCTGATGGACGCGTTTGAAGACCTGGAGAGCCCCCCGTCGTCTGTGGTAGCCGTGCTGAGGAACCGCTGGCTCTCTGACAGCTTTAAAGAGACG GCTCTGGCGACCGCTTGTTGGTCTGTCCTGAAAGCGAAAAGACGTCTTCTTATG GTTCCCGATGGTTTTATCTCCCACTTCTATTCCATATCAGAACACGTGAGCCCAGTTTTAGCTTTCGGGTTTTTGGGGCCGAGGCAGCACCTCAGTGAAGTGTGCAATATATTCAAG CAACAAATCGTGCAGTACCTGAAGGATATGTTCGATCACGACAAGGTCCGCTTCACCTCCGCTCAGTGCTTGGCCGAGGACATCCTAAACCTTTCCCACCGCCGGAGTGAGATTTTACTAGGCTATCTGGGAATCGATAGCCTCATGGAGCTCAACGGTGCCCTGCCCAGAGACACAGACGGCTCTTCGGGGCACAACTAA
- the miga2 gene encoding mitoguardin 2 isoform X3 — MSVKRADGMSIAQALAMTVAEIPVFLYSTFGQSIFSQLKLTPSLKKVLFATALGSVALALTAHQLKRRGRKRKQATQGKEGQKTVGIPEALIKTGRPSSLKRAPFSGRQMMSPSTRSNDTMSGISSLAPSKHSSSSHSLASMRVPSSPNQSANPSTPWEAEPVAEESGAVEDANAENLYLMGMELFEEALQKWEQALNIRHHTHSTSSNNSLALQGAACGDFPVVETRNKVFAEKLETLLHRAYHLQEDFGSSVPTDSVLADFVRSVCVVPLAESEGTLILPQVESYHRLQDDDATTVTSEDSFFSAAELFDAMSVEEVYQPLKPAALYEEALSLVRESKVAYRSLRTELLECFGDQDFLAKLHCVRQAFQFLLLDETHRTFFMETGKQMITGLMVKANKSPKAFLESYEDMLLYTQREETWPVTKMELEGRGVVCMNFFDIVLDFILMDAFEDLESPPSSVVAVLRNRWLSDSFKETALATACWSVLKAKRRLLMVPDGFISHFYSISEHQQIVQYLKDMFDHDKVRFTSAQCLAEDILNLSHRRSEILLGYLGIDSLMELNGALPRDTDGSSGHN, encoded by the exons ATGTCAGTCAAACGAGCAGACGGGATGTCCATCGCACAGGCTTTGGCGATGACTGTAGCGGAGATCCCGGTGTTTCTCTATTCCACATTTGGGCAG TCCATATTTTCTCAGTTAAAGCTAACCCCGAGCTTGAAGAAGGTGCTGTTTGCCACAGCGCTGGGCAGTGTAGCTCTGGCTCTCACCGCTCATCAGCTGAAAAGGCGAGGGAGGAAAAGGAAGCAGGCGACGCAAGGGAAGGAGGGCCAGAAGACGGTGGGAATACCCGAGGCGCTGATAAAGACGGGAAGACCCTCGTCATTAAAGAGAG CTCCTTTCAGTGGCCGACAGATGATGAGTCCCAGCACTCGGAGCAATGATACCATGAGTGGAATTTCTTCCCTGGCTCCCAGTAAACACTCAAGTTCCTCACACAGCCTGGCATCT ATGCGAGTCCCAAGCTCTCCAAATCAGTCAGCTAATCCATCGACGCCCTGGGAAGCGGAGCCTGTGGCTGAAGAGTCGGGGGCAGTAGAGGATGCAAATGCAGAGAACCTGTATTTAATGG GGATGGAGCTGTTCGAGGAAGCTCTCCAGAAGTGGGAACAGGCTTTGAATATTCGCCATCACACCCACTCGACCTCCAGCAACAACAGCCTCGCTCTGCAGGGGGCGGCGTGTGGAGACTTTCCTGTG GTTGAAACCCGTAATAAAGTGTTTGCTGAGAAGCTGGAGACACTACTGCACAGGGCGTACCACCTACAAGAAGATTTTGGCAGCAGTGTACCGACAGACAGCGTGCTGGCAGACTTTG TCAGATCAGTTTGTGTTGTTCCTTTGGCAGAGAGTGAAGGAACTCTTATCTTGCCTCAAGTGGAGAGTTACCACCGGCTGCAAGACGATGACGCGACTACTGTTACCTCTGAGGATTCCTTCTTCTCGGCCGCAGAG CTGTTTGATGCCATGTCTGTCGAAGAGGTCTACCAGCCACTTAAGCCAGCAGCTCTCTATGAAGAAGCTTTGTCTCTGGTTCGAGAGAGCAAAGTGGCCTATAGGTCCCTGAG gacGGAATTACTTGAATGTTTCGGTGACCAAGACTTCCTTGCCAAGCTTCACTGCGTGAGACAAGCATTCCAG ttccTGTTGTTGGATGAAACTCACCGCACGTTTTTCATGGAGACCGGGAAGCAAATGATTACAGGCTTAATGGTGAAGGCAAacaag aGTCCCAAAGCGTTCCTGGAGAGCTACGAGGACATGCTGCTTTACACTCAGAGAGAGGAAACGTGGCCCGTCACCAAGATGGAGCTGGAAGGCCGAGGG GTGGTGTGCATGAACTTCTTCGACATAGTGTTGGACTTCATCCTGATGGACGCGTTTGAAGACCTGGAGAGCCCCCCGTCGTCTGTGGTAGCCGTGCTGAGGAACCGCTGGCTCTCTGACAGCTTTAAAGAGACG GCTCTGGCGACCGCTTGTTGGTCTGTCCTGAAAGCGAAAAGACGTCTTCTTATG GTTCCCGATGGTTTTATCTCCCACTTCTATTCCATATCAGAACAC CAACAAATCGTGCAGTACCTGAAGGATATGTTCGATCACGACAAGGTCCGCTTCACCTCCGCTCAGTGCTTGGCCGAGGACATCCTAAACCTTTCCCACCGCCGGAGTGAGATTTTACTAGGCTATCTGGGAATCGATAGCCTCATGGAGCTCAACGGTGCCCTGCCCAGAGACACAGACGGCTCTTCGGGGCACAACTAA
- the miga2 gene encoding mitoguardin 2 isoform X2: MSVKRADGMSIAQALAMTVAEIPVFLYSTFGQSIFSQLKLTPSLKKVLFATALGSVALALTAHQLKRRGRKRKQATQGKEGQKTVGIPEALIKTGRPSSLKRAPFSGRQMMSPSTRSNDTMSGISSLAPSKHSSSSHSLASMRVPSSPNQSANPSTPWEAEPVAEESGAVEDANAENLYLMGMELFEEALQKWEQALNIRHHTHSTSSNNSLALQGAACGDFPVVETRNKVFAEKLETLLHRAYHLQEDFGSSVPTDSVLADFESEGTLILPQVESYHRLQDDDATTVTSEDSFFSAAELFDAMSVEEVYQPLKPAALYEEALSLVRESKVAYRSLRTELLECFGDQDFLAKLHCVRQAFQFLLLDETHRTFFMETGKQMITGLMVKANKSPKAFLESYEDMLLYTQREETWPVTKMELEGRGVVCMNFFDIVLDFILMDAFEDLESPPSSVVAVLRNRWLSDSFKETALATACWSVLKAKRRLLMVPDGFISHFYSISEHVSPVLAFGFLGPRQHLSEVCNIFKQQIVQYLKDMFDHDKVRFTSAQCLAEDILNLSHRRSEILLGYLGIDSLMELNGALPRDTDGSSGHN, from the exons ATGTCAGTCAAACGAGCAGACGGGATGTCCATCGCACAGGCTTTGGCGATGACTGTAGCGGAGATCCCGGTGTTTCTCTATTCCACATTTGGGCAG TCCATATTTTCTCAGTTAAAGCTAACCCCGAGCTTGAAGAAGGTGCTGTTTGCCACAGCGCTGGGCAGTGTAGCTCTGGCTCTCACCGCTCATCAGCTGAAAAGGCGAGGGAGGAAAAGGAAGCAGGCGACGCAAGGGAAGGAGGGCCAGAAGACGGTGGGAATACCCGAGGCGCTGATAAAGACGGGAAGACCCTCGTCATTAAAGAGAG CTCCTTTCAGTGGCCGACAGATGATGAGTCCCAGCACTCGGAGCAATGATACCATGAGTGGAATTTCTTCCCTGGCTCCCAGTAAACACTCAAGTTCCTCACACAGCCTGGCATCT ATGCGAGTCCCAAGCTCTCCAAATCAGTCAGCTAATCCATCGACGCCCTGGGAAGCGGAGCCTGTGGCTGAAGAGTCGGGGGCAGTAGAGGATGCAAATGCAGAGAACCTGTATTTAATGG GGATGGAGCTGTTCGAGGAAGCTCTCCAGAAGTGGGAACAGGCTTTGAATATTCGCCATCACACCCACTCGACCTCCAGCAACAACAGCCTCGCTCTGCAGGGGGCGGCGTGTGGAGACTTTCCTGTG GTTGAAACCCGTAATAAAGTGTTTGCTGAGAAGCTGGAGACACTACTGCACAGGGCGTACCACCTACAAGAAGATTTTGGCAGCAGTGTACCGACAGACAGCGTGCTGGCAGACTTTG AGAGTGAAGGAACTCTTATCTTGCCTCAAGTGGAGAGTTACCACCGGCTGCAAGACGATGACGCGACTACTGTTACCTCTGAGGATTCCTTCTTCTCGGCCGCAGAG CTGTTTGATGCCATGTCTGTCGAAGAGGTCTACCAGCCACTTAAGCCAGCAGCTCTCTATGAAGAAGCTTTGTCTCTGGTTCGAGAGAGCAAAGTGGCCTATAGGTCCCTGAG gacGGAATTACTTGAATGTTTCGGTGACCAAGACTTCCTTGCCAAGCTTCACTGCGTGAGACAAGCATTCCAG ttccTGTTGTTGGATGAAACTCACCGCACGTTTTTCATGGAGACCGGGAAGCAAATGATTACAGGCTTAATGGTGAAGGCAAacaag aGTCCCAAAGCGTTCCTGGAGAGCTACGAGGACATGCTGCTTTACACTCAGAGAGAGGAAACGTGGCCCGTCACCAAGATGGAGCTGGAAGGCCGAGGG GTGGTGTGCATGAACTTCTTCGACATAGTGTTGGACTTCATCCTGATGGACGCGTTTGAAGACCTGGAGAGCCCCCCGTCGTCTGTGGTAGCCGTGCTGAGGAACCGCTGGCTCTCTGACAGCTTTAAAGAGACG GCTCTGGCGACCGCTTGTTGGTCTGTCCTGAAAGCGAAAAGACGTCTTCTTATG GTTCCCGATGGTTTTATCTCCCACTTCTATTCCATATCAGAACACGTGAGCCCAGTTTTAGCTTTCGGGTTTTTGGGGCCGAGGCAGCACCTCAGTGAAGTGTGCAATATATTCAAG CAACAAATCGTGCAGTACCTGAAGGATATGTTCGATCACGACAAGGTCCGCTTCACCTCCGCTCAGTGCTTGGCCGAGGACATCCTAAACCTTTCCCACCGCCGGAGTGAGATTTTACTAGGCTATCTGGGAATCGATAGCCTCATGGAGCTCAACGGTGCCCTGCCCAGAGACACAGACGGCTCTTCGGGGCACAACTAA